The following coding sequences lie in one Arachis ipaensis cultivar K30076 chromosome B05, Araip1.1, whole genome shotgun sequence genomic window:
- the LOC107644663 gene encoding kunitz-type trypsin inhibitor-like 2 protein, translating into MKLALLALFALSTTLLPLIMAAEQVVDTSGNAIFPGGRFYIMPNIFGAAGGGVKFGRTGNQICPVTVLQDYSEVIKGLPVKFAIKQDIGPGIIFTGTPLEISFEYKPGCAESSKWVVIDDLPAPYVAIGGAENHPGKIIIDGSFKIEKVGTFSYKLIFCPSITAPPGLCYDIGRYDDKHGRRLILTNKDAYELVFEDAGVVDEHYSIVA; encoded by the coding sequence atgAAGCTTGCGTTGCTTGCCCTCTTTGCGTTGAGCACCACTCTGCTGCCATTAATCATGGCAGCAGAACAAGTGGTGGACACGAGCGGCAACGCAATTTTTCCTGGCGGAAGATTCTACATTATGCCAAATATTTTTGGCGCCGCTGGAGGTGGAGTCAAATTCGGCAGGACTGGTAACCAAATCTGTCCGGTTACCGTCCTGCAAGATTATTCGGAGGTTATAAAGGGTCTTCCTGTGAAGTTTGCTATTAAGCAAGACATAGGCCCCGGCATAATCTTCACCGGAACCCCACTTGAAATTTCTTTTGAGTACAAACCCGGTTGCGCTGAATCTTCAAAATGGGTGGTTATTGATGATTTGCCAGCACCATATGTAGCTATTGGTGGTGCTGAAAATCATCCTGGGAAGATAATCATTGATGGTAGTTTTAAGATTGAGAAAGTTGGAACATTCAGTTACAAGCTTATTTTTTGTCCCAGTATAACTGCACCACCTGGTTTGTGTTATGATATTGGGAGGTACGATGATAAGCATGGAAGGCGTTTGATTCTCACGAATAAAGATGCTTATGAACTTGTGTTTGAAGATGCTGGTGTTGTTGACGAACACTACTCTATTGTTGCATGA